Proteins from one Mycobacterium sp. EPa45 genomic window:
- a CDS encoding 5-oxoprolinase/urea amidolyase family protein, giving the protein MITLEVLRTGPLALLQDLGRPGLAHVGVTRSGAADRTAHRLANRLVANPDDRATVEITLGGFAVRVRGGDVDIAVTGADTDPTVSGIPFGNNSIRHVHAGEMVSLGTPRAGLRSYLAVRGGIAVEPVLGSRSFDTMSAIGPAPLRAGDVLPVGSHSDDYPELDQAPVAAITEYPLELRVVPGPRDDWFTDPDALVHTDWVATDRSDRVGMRLSARPLTYRWPDRQLPSEGATRGAIQVPPNGQPVILGPDHPVTGGYPVIGVVTDTDTDKVAQIRPGQTVRLHWTRARIAASGSPGW; this is encoded by the coding sequence ATGATCACGCTGGAAGTGCTGCGAACCGGCCCCCTGGCCCTGCTGCAAGACCTCGGCCGTCCCGGCCTGGCCCACGTGGGGGTGACCCGCTCGGGAGCCGCCGACCGCACGGCACACCGGTTGGCCAACCGCCTGGTGGCCAATCCCGACGACCGCGCCACCGTCGAGATCACCCTGGGCGGATTCGCCGTTCGGGTGCGCGGCGGCGATGTCGACATCGCCGTCACGGGCGCCGACACCGATCCCACCGTCAGTGGAATCCCTTTCGGTAACAACAGCATTCGCCATGTCCATGCCGGGGAAATGGTCTCACTCGGCACACCGCGGGCGGGGTTGCGCAGCTACCTCGCGGTGCGCGGCGGTATCGCCGTCGAACCGGTGCTGGGCTCGCGCAGCTTCGACACGATGTCGGCGATCGGGCCTGCGCCACTGCGCGCGGGCGACGTGCTTCCCGTCGGCAGCCACAGCGACGACTACCCCGAGCTCGACCAGGCGCCGGTGGCTGCGATCACCGAGTACCCGCTGGAACTGCGCGTCGTCCCCGGCCCGCGTGACGACTGGTTCACCGATCCCGATGCGCTGGTGCACACCGATTGGGTGGCCACCGACCGAAGCGACCGAGTCGGCATGCGCCTTTCCGCGCGACCGCTGACCTACCGATGGCCGGACCGCCAGTTGCCCAGCGAGGGCGCGACCCGCGGCGCGATCCAGGTCCCGCCCAACGGCCAGCCGGTGATCCTCGGTCCTGATCACCCGGTGACCGGTGGCTACCCCGTCATCGGTGTCGTCACTGACACCGATACCGACAAGGTCGCGCAGATCCGGCCCGGGCAGACCGTGCGACTGCACTGGACCAGAGCCCGTATCGCAGCGAGCGGCTCTCCGGGCTGGTAG
- a CDS encoding allophanate hydrolase subunit 1 — MVSNPIRDYGDRALLLECPSTDEVLAMAMGLRAERLTGVLDIVPAARTVLVKLADPAYQEPIRHRLRQLRVDPSDIGHQPDGGADVTIDVIYDGPDLDEVAAHTGMTPDEVIGAHTGTPWRVGFGGFAPGFAYLIDGDPRLAVPRRSDPRTTVPAGSVGLAGEFSGVYPRPSPGGWQLIGHTDAVLWDIDRPQPALLAPGMWVQFRAIEGSPS, encoded by the coding sequence ATGGTGTCCAACCCAATCCGTGACTACGGCGACCGCGCCCTGCTGCTGGAATGCCCGTCCACCGACGAGGTGCTGGCAATGGCAATGGGCCTGCGCGCGGAGCGACTGACCGGTGTCCTCGACATCGTGCCCGCCGCCAGGACGGTGCTGGTGAAACTCGCCGATCCGGCCTACCAGGAGCCCATCCGGCACCGCCTCCGACAGCTGCGCGTCGATCCCTCCGATATCGGCCATCAGCCGGACGGCGGTGCCGACGTCACCATCGACGTCATCTACGACGGCCCCGACCTCGATGAGGTCGCCGCGCATACCGGTATGACGCCTGACGAGGTGATCGGAGCCCACACCGGCACGCCGTGGCGGGTCGGATTCGGCGGCTTCGCACCGGGTTTCGCCTATCTCATCGACGGTGATCCGAGGTTGGCGGTCCCGCGTCGCAGCGATCCGCGCACCACCGTGCCGGCCGGATCGGTGGGTCTGGCCGGCGAGTTCAGCGGCGTCTACCCACGTCCGTCACCCGGGGGCTGGCAGCTGATCGGACACACCGACGCGGTGTTGTGGGACATCGACCGCCCGCAACCCGCGCTGCTGGCGCCCGGTATGTGGGTGCAGTTCCGGGCGATCGAGGGCAGCCCGTCATGA
- a CDS encoding queuosine precursor transporter has protein sequence MTSSQAPARTDSPTPGFAQVGSRYYPLFVSVFTALVIISNVTATKGVAFGPVIGNWSIITDGGFIVFPLTYVIGDVLSEVYGFKAARRAIILGFAMNILAALAFWVTIYLPSADFYTNQEHFENIVHAYTQLIVAGLAGFIVGQTINAWTVVKIKQRTKEKHLWARLIGSTFAGQLGDTLVFCSIAAGAIGITSFGDFITYTALGWVYKTAVEVVMLPVTYRVIAYIKRHEPTYTLMV, from the coding sequence GTGACAAGCAGCCAGGCTCCCGCGCGCACCGACTCCCCCACTCCAGGATTCGCGCAGGTCGGCTCCCGCTACTATCCGCTTTTCGTTTCGGTCTTCACGGCTCTGGTGATCATCTCGAACGTCACCGCCACCAAAGGCGTCGCTTTCGGGCCCGTCATCGGGAACTGGTCGATCATCACCGACGGCGGTTTCATCGTCTTCCCGCTCACCTACGTCATCGGCGACGTGCTCTCCGAGGTCTACGGGTTCAAGGCCGCGCGGCGCGCCATCATCCTCGGTTTCGCCATGAACATCCTTGCGGCGCTGGCATTCTGGGTGACCATCTACCTTCCGTCAGCCGACTTCTACACCAACCAGGAGCACTTCGAGAACATCGTTCACGCTTACACCCAGCTGATCGTCGCCGGTCTGGCCGGCTTCATCGTCGGACAGACCATCAACGCCTGGACCGTCGTCAAGATCAAGCAGCGCACCAAGGAAAAGCACCTGTGGGCCCGGCTGATCGGCTCGACATTCGCCGGCCAGCTCGGCGACACCCTGGTCTTCTGCAGCATCGCGGCCGGCGCCATCGGCATCACCAGCTTCGGTGACTTCATCACCTACACCGCGCTGGGTTGGGTGTACAAGACCGCGGTCGAAGTGGTCATGCTGCCGGTGACGTATCGAGTCATCGCCTACATCAAACGGCACGAGCCGACCTACACCCTGATGGTCTGA
- a CDS encoding ABC transporter substrate-binding protein, which produces MSAQWTRRGFLGAAGAAGVLLAAACSSNGSGDDANPKSVTVKHIFGETTIPAPPKRVVSAGFTEQDDLLSVGVVPIAVTNWFGDQPFGVWPWAQPKLGPAQPVVLNLDNGIQVDQIAALKPDLIVAVNAGLDADTYKKLSAIAPTIAQSGDAAFFEPWKDQAAAVGTAVFQGRQMKQLIADIDGKFADVAKNNATFKDKKAALLAGSFFGGTLTATLPGWRTDFLTSMGFGIADALLAYAVDDHRAAIPRDKLADALDSADVLIWSTESDSDQAALLADPAVAALRATKQNRNVFTGKDLAGAIAFASPLSYRVVADQLPPLLSRALG; this is translated from the coding sequence GTGAGCGCGCAGTGGACGAGGCGTGGATTCCTGGGGGCCGCCGGTGCGGCGGGGGTGCTGCTTGCCGCGGCCTGCTCGTCGAACGGATCCGGCGACGACGCCAACCCCAAGTCGGTGACCGTCAAGCACATCTTCGGCGAGACCACCATCCCGGCGCCGCCCAAACGCGTCGTCAGTGCCGGCTTCACCGAGCAGGATGATCTCCTGTCTGTCGGGGTGGTTCCGATCGCGGTCACGAACTGGTTCGGTGACCAACCGTTCGGCGTATGGCCGTGGGCACAACCCAAGCTCGGACCGGCTCAGCCCGTTGTTCTCAATCTGGACAACGGAATTCAGGTCGATCAGATCGCCGCGCTCAAACCCGACCTGATCGTGGCCGTGAACGCCGGGCTCGACGCCGACACCTACAAGAAACTGTCGGCGATCGCCCCGACCATCGCCCAATCCGGCGATGCCGCCTTCTTCGAGCCGTGGAAGGACCAGGCCGCCGCGGTGGGAACCGCGGTATTCCAGGGCAGGCAGATGAAGCAACTGATCGCCGACATCGACGGCAAGTTCGCCGACGTGGCGAAGAACAACGCCACCTTCAAGGACAAGAAGGCGGCGCTGCTGGCAGGCAGCTTCTTCGGCGGCACCCTGACCGCCACGCTGCCCGGCTGGCGTACCGACTTTCTGACTTCGATGGGTTTCGGAATTGCCGACGCCCTCTTGGCATACGCCGTCGACGACCACCGGGCTGCCATCCCCCGCGACAAACTCGCCGACGCCCTCGACTCCGCCGACGTGCTGATCTGGTCCACCGAGAGCGACTCCGATCAGGCGGCGCTGCTGGCTGACCCCGCCGTCGCCGCGCTGAGGGCAACCAAGCAGAACCGGAACGTCTTCACCGGCAAGGACCTCGCCGGCGCGATCGCGTTCGCCTCGCCGCTGTCGTATCGCGTGGTAGCCGATCAGCTGCCGCCGTTGCTTTCACGCGCGCTCGGCTGA
- a CDS encoding IS110 family transposase: MVVVGADVHKRTHTFVAVDEVGRKLAEKVVKATTDGHRQAVQWVRSQFGVEVVWAIEDCRHLSARLERDLLTADQKVVRVPPKLMAYARASARTRGKSDPIDALAVARAYLREPDLPIASHDQTSRELKLLIDRREDLVGQRTSTINRLLWRVHELDPDHAPKSGSLDLAKHRRLLGDWLDTVPGLVAELARDELADITRLTEQIDVLAKRIGERVRVIAPVLLAMPGCGELTAAKIVGETAGVTRFKSEAAFARHSGVAPIPVWSGNTAGRVRMTRTGNRQLNAALHRIAVTQIRLPGLGQTYYRHRLAEGDSSTEALRCLKRRLARVVYSHLHTDHRNRTQPCQTAAA, encoded by the coding sequence ATGGTTGTTGTTGGAGCCGATGTACACAAGCGCACGCACACCTTCGTCGCCGTCGACGAGGTGGGCCGCAAGCTTGCAGAGAAGGTGGTCAAGGCCACCACTGACGGGCATCGTCAGGCCGTGCAGTGGGTCCGATCCCAGTTCGGGGTCGAGGTGGTGTGGGCGATCGAAGATTGCCGGCACTTGTCGGCGCGGCTGGAGCGAGATCTGCTGACTGCTGATCAGAAGGTGGTGCGGGTGCCGCCGAAGTTGATGGCCTATGCCAGAGCCTCGGCACGGACCCGGGGTAAGTCTGACCCGATCGATGCGCTGGCCGTGGCGCGGGCCTACTTACGGGAGCCCGATCTGCCGATCGCCTCACACGACCAGACCTCACGCGAGCTGAAGTTGCTGATTGACCGCCGTGAAGACCTTGTCGGGCAACGGACTTCGACGATCAATCGGTTGTTGTGGCGGGTTCATGAACTCGATCCCGACCATGCCCCGAAATCGGGCTCTTTGGATCTAGCCAAGCATCGCAGGTTGCTCGGCGACTGGCTGGACACTGTGCCTGGTCTGGTCGCTGAGCTCGCCCGCGACGAGCTGGCGGATATCACCCGGCTCACCGAACAGATCGATGTGTTGGCCAAGCGGATCGGTGAGCGCGTGCGGGTCATCGCACCGGTACTGCTGGCGATGCCGGGGTGCGGCGAGCTCACCGCGGCCAAGATCGTCGGTGAAACCGCCGGTGTGACTCGCTTCAAAAGCGAGGCGGCTTTCGCCCGTCACAGCGGTGTGGCGCCGATACCTGTGTGGTCGGGCAATACCGCCGGACGGGTCCGCATGACCCGCACGGGCAATCGCCAACTCAACGCCGCGCTACACCGCATCGCCGTGACCCAGATCCGCCTTCCCGGCCTCGGACAGACCTACTACCGACACCGACTCGCAGAAGGCGATTCCAGCACCGAGGCCTTGCGCTGCCTCAAACGCCGCCTGGCCCGCGTCGTCTACAGCCATCTCCACACCGATCACAGAAATCGAACACAGCCTTGCCAAACGGCAGCGGCTTGA
- a CDS encoding LysE/ArgO family amino acid transporter: protein MTSPLLVGFLTSFTLIAAIGAQNAFVLRQGIRREHVLAVVSVCAVSDLLLITAGIAGVGAIITAHPHTVTVAKIGGAAFLFVYGALAARRALKPSRMAPAQEGSTRLISVLLTCLAMTFLNPHVYLDTVVLLGTLANQHTDSRWLFGVGAVTASVVWFVSLGFGARRLAGLFATPLTWRILDGLIAVTMIGLGISLVVG, encoded by the coding sequence ATGACCTCGCCGCTGCTCGTCGGCTTCTTGACGTCCTTCACGCTGATCGCAGCGATCGGTGCACAGAACGCCTTCGTGCTGCGCCAGGGCATCCGGCGTGAGCACGTCCTCGCGGTGGTCAGCGTTTGCGCGGTCTCTGATCTGCTACTCATCACCGCCGGCATCGCCGGTGTCGGGGCGATCATCACCGCTCACCCGCACACCGTCACGGTGGCCAAGATCGGCGGTGCGGCATTCCTCTTTGTTTACGGTGCACTGGCGGCGCGGCGAGCCCTGAAGCCGTCGAGAATGGCGCCGGCGCAGGAGGGTTCCACCCGGCTGATCTCGGTGCTGCTCACGTGCCTGGCCATGACGTTCCTCAATCCGCACGTCTACCTGGACACCGTCGTGTTGCTGGGCACCCTGGCCAATCAGCACACCGACAGCCGGTGGTTGTTCGGCGTCGGCGCGGTGACTGCGAGCGTGGTCTGGTTCGTCAGCCTCGGGTTCGGCGCACGACGGCTGGCCGGACTGTTCGCTACTCCACTGACGTGGCGGATTCTCGACGGTCTGATTGCGGTCACAATGATTGGACTCGGCATCTCACTGGTGGTGGGTTAA
- a CDS encoding siderophore-interacting protein, with the protein MGFSTATVIETLPLSPRLRRVSLRVDEPESLVVPPGADSAVGVYFDPTPTGEGRTYSVRRHAGDQIDLDIAVHAGGPGSRWAQATRPGDRVGLDHPRSWYRPPAGTVSQLLVTDLAGLPAAARIIEETPLTVSTTVIVEVVDHHDLDYLPTRPGLAVVPAMGTGNGFAPSRLPELIGQVDLTACDYCWFGGEAGSSREVRKYLRGHAWTVDRYDIAGYWRLDSETWDAKFALVGSDLFAVYQRAIAAGKSEKLASEEFDDALDRAGL; encoded by the coding sequence ATGGGCTTCTCGACCGCAACGGTCATCGAGACGCTTCCGCTGAGCCCACGGCTGCGCCGCGTCAGCCTGCGCGTGGACGAACCCGAATCGCTGGTCGTGCCACCGGGCGCCGACTCGGCCGTCGGCGTCTACTTCGACCCCACACCAACCGGCGAGGGCCGCACCTATTCCGTGCGCCGCCACGCCGGGGACCAGATCGACCTGGACATCGCTGTACACGCCGGCGGGCCCGGCAGCAGGTGGGCGCAGGCAACCCGACCGGGCGACCGAGTCGGGCTTGACCATCCCCGCTCGTGGTACCGACCACCGGCGGGCACCGTCAGCCAGCTGCTGGTCACCGATCTTGCCGGCCTGCCGGCGGCCGCCCGCATCATCGAGGAAACACCCTTGACCGTCTCGACCACCGTCATCGTCGAGGTAGTCGACCATCACGACTTGGACTACCTGCCGACCCGCCCCGGTCTGGCCGTCGTCCCCGCCATGGGCACCGGGAACGGTTTCGCACCCAGTCGGCTCCCTGAACTGATTGGCCAGGTCGACCTCACGGCCTGCGATTACTGCTGGTTCGGCGGGGAGGCGGGGTCGTCCCGCGAGGTCCGCAAGTACCTGCGAGGGCACGCGTGGACCGTCGACCGATACGACATCGCCGGATACTGGCGGCTGGACTCCGAGACCTGGGATGCGAAGTTCGCCCTTGTCGGAAGCGACCTGTTTGCGGTCTATCAGCGAGCGATCGCCGCCGGAAAGAGCGAAAAGTTGGCGTCGGAGGAGTTCGACGACGCTCTGGACCGAGCCGGCCTCTAG
- a CDS encoding TetR/AcrR family transcriptional regulator produces the protein MVVEGRTYGGLSSHQRSQERRERLLDAARALIAEVGVAPLTVDLVCQRAKLSKRYFYTEFTTKDDLLDACAEELYGRLKAAMEVVLTTAPLAERAHGVLRTVVHTLVASAADARLYMESPGFPRLRELQQREVGDFTERIAAEAMPFTGPPKPSVDRLLATRAMVTAATELIIGWLHGDIDTDEDTLVATLTATTLGAAGAV, from the coding sequence ATGGTTGTCGAAGGACGCACCTACGGCGGGCTCAGCTCCCACCAGCGCTCGCAGGAGCGCCGTGAGCGACTGCTCGACGCCGCGCGCGCGCTGATCGCCGAGGTCGGGGTGGCGCCGCTGACCGTCGACTTGGTGTGCCAGCGGGCAAAACTGAGCAAGCGGTACTTCTACACCGAGTTCACCACGAAAGACGACCTGCTCGACGCCTGCGCCGAAGAGCTGTACGGCCGCCTCAAGGCGGCGATGGAGGTCGTGCTGACCACCGCTCCGCTGGCCGAACGGGCCCACGGCGTGCTGCGCACGGTGGTCCATACGCTGGTCGCCAGCGCGGCTGATGCCCGTCTCTACATGGAGTCGCCCGGGTTCCCCCGGCTGCGCGAGCTGCAACAGCGGGAAGTCGGCGATTTCACTGAGCGCATCGCCGCCGAGGCGATGCCCTTCACCGGCCCGCCCAAGCCGTCGGTGGACCGACTCCTGGCCACCAGAGCGATGGTGACCGCCGCTACGGAACTGATCATCGGGTGGCTGCACGGCGATATCGACACAGATGAGGACACGCTCGTCGCCACCCTCACCGCCACCACGCTCGGAGCGGCCGGGGCGGTGTGA
- a CDS encoding cytochrome P450, with amino-acid sequence MTTRIMDDAARVLADPLAYTDEAGLHAALAHLRRHAPVSWVDVEGYRPFWAVTKHADIMDIERQNDLFTNDPRSILVATELDDKLRADREAGMGLSTLIHMDDPHHRDMRKIGADWFRPKAMRALKARCDELAKIYVDQMVERGPKLDFAQEIAVNYPLYVILTLLGLPESDFPRMLKLTQELFGGDDTEFQRGDSGDAMLAVLLDFFSYFSALTASRRENPTEDLTSAIANATINGEPLSDMDTASYYVIVASAGHDTTSAGIAGGLLELIRNPAELQRLQNDPGLMGTAVEEMIRCVVPVKEFMRTAQADTEVRGVPIAKGEAVLLSYVSANRDDEVFDDPMRFDVGRDPNKHLSFGYGVHFCLGAALARMEMNSFFTELVPRIKSIELAGEPELMATTFVGGIKHLPIRYSLA; translated from the coding sequence ATGACGACACGGATCATGGATGATGCGGCTCGAGTGCTGGCTGACCCACTGGCCTATACCGACGAGGCGGGCCTGCACGCGGCGCTCGCGCACCTGCGCAGGCACGCGCCGGTGTCGTGGGTGGACGTCGAGGGGTACCGGCCGTTCTGGGCGGTCACCAAGCACGCCGACATCATGGACATCGAACGGCAGAACGACCTGTTCACCAACGACCCGCGCTCGATCCTGGTGGCGACCGAACTCGACGACAAACTGCGTGCCGACCGGGAGGCCGGAATGGGCCTGAGCACGCTGATCCACATGGACGACCCGCACCACCGCGACATGCGCAAAATCGGCGCCGACTGGTTCCGCCCAAAAGCCATGCGCGCCTTGAAGGCTCGCTGCGACGAACTGGCCAAGATCTATGTCGATCAGATGGTGGAGCGCGGACCGAAACTCGACTTCGCCCAGGAGATCGCGGTCAACTATCCGCTGTACGTCATCCTGACCCTGCTGGGGCTGCCGGAGTCGGACTTCCCGCGCATGCTCAAACTCACCCAGGAACTGTTCGGCGGCGACGATACCGAGTTTCAGCGCGGTGATTCGGGTGACGCGATGCTCGCGGTGCTGCTGGACTTCTTCAGCTACTTCTCCGCGCTGACCGCCTCGCGCCGCGAAAACCCCACCGAAGACCTCACTTCGGCGATCGCCAACGCCACGATCAACGGAGAGCCGTTGTCCGACATGGACACCGCCTCCTACTACGTGATCGTCGCCAGCGCCGGCCACGACACCACCAGCGCCGGCATCGCCGGCGGACTGCTGGAACTGATCCGCAACCCGGCAGAACTGCAGCGGTTGCAGAACGACCCCGGCCTGATGGGCACCGCCGTCGAGGAGATGATCCGGTGCGTGGTGCCGGTCAAGGAGTTCATGCGCACCGCCCAAGCCGACACCGAGGTCCGCGGCGTGCCGATCGCCAAGGGCGAAGCTGTTCTGCTGTCCTATGTTTCGGCCAATCGCGACGACGAGGTGTTCGACGACCCGATGCGCTTCGACGTCGGCCGCGACCCCAACAAGCACCTGTCCTTCGGCTACGGCGTGCACTTCTGCCTGGGTGCTGCCCTGGCCCGGATGGAGATGAACAGCTTCTTCACCGAACTCGTCCCGCGCATCAAGTCCATCGAACTCGCCGGCGAGCCCGAGCTGATGGCCACCACCTTCGTGGGCGGCATCAAACACCTGCCGATCCGCTACTCCTTGGCGTGA
- a CDS encoding LysR family transcriptional regulator ArgP: protein MSNAREARLDAGQLAAFAAIVELGSFEAAADQLHVTPSAISQRIKALEKHVGQVLLVRGKPCLPTAAGAPLLRLAAQTAMLEAEAIAEMAGGGESAPRPRIAMAVNADSMVTWFARVLSDLSEVLFDIRIEDQDHSARLLREGVVMGAVTTERTPVPGCRVQPLGVMRYLPVASADFVKRYFPDGFTADAVSYAPSLAWNRDDALQDVLVRKVFRHAVDRPVSYVPTAEGFGAAVHAGVGWGMYPEQSAATALADGSFVQICDVHLDVPLFWQCWKLDSPLMESLTATVLAAAATLRRR, encoded by the coding sequence CTGAGCAACGCCCGTGAGGCTCGCCTGGATGCGGGCCAACTCGCAGCCTTCGCCGCGATAGTCGAGCTCGGCAGTTTCGAAGCGGCGGCCGATCAGCTACACGTGACGCCGTCTGCGATCAGTCAACGCATCAAAGCGCTGGAAAAGCACGTCGGCCAGGTGCTGCTCGTCCGCGGAAAGCCCTGTCTGCCGACAGCGGCAGGCGCGCCTCTGCTGCGGCTGGCCGCCCAGACCGCGATGCTGGAAGCCGAAGCCATCGCCGAGATGGCCGGTGGTGGTGAGTCGGCGCCGCGGCCACGCATCGCCATGGCAGTCAACGCGGACTCCATGGTGACCTGGTTCGCCCGTGTGTTGTCGGACCTGTCCGAGGTGTTGTTCGACATCCGAATCGAAGACCAGGACCATTCCGCCCGGCTTCTGCGGGAGGGTGTCGTCATGGGTGCCGTCACCACCGAGCGCACACCGGTGCCGGGGTGCCGGGTGCAGCCGCTTGGTGTGATGCGGTATCTGCCGGTGGCCAGCGCAGATTTCGTAAAGCGTTATTTTCCCGATGGTTTCACTGCCGACGCGGTGAGTTACGCGCCGTCACTGGCGTGGAACCGCGATGACGCGCTACAGGATGTGCTGGTGCGCAAAGTCTTTCGTCATGCGGTCGACCGACCCGTGAGTTATGTGCCCACCGCGGAAGGCTTCGGTGCCGCAGTGCACGCCGGAGTCGGCTGGGGGATGTACCCCGAACAGTCGGCGGCCACCGCCCTCGCCGACGGTTCGTTCGTCCAAATCTGCGATGTCCACCTCGACGTCCCCTTGTTCTGGCAGTGCTGGAAGCTGGACAGCCCCCTGATGGAGTCGTTGACGGCGACCGTGCTGGCCGCGGCGGCGACACTGCGCCGACGCTGA